NNNNNNNNNNNNNNNNNNNNNNNNNNNNNNNNNNNNNNNNNNNNNNNNNNNNNNNNNNNNNNNNNNNNNNNNNNNNNNNNNNNNNNNNNNNNNNNNNNNNNNNNNNNNNNNNNNNNNNNNNNNNNNNNNNNNNNNNNNNNNNNNNNNNNNNNNNNNNNNNNNNNNNNNNNNNNNNNNNNNNNNNNNNNgacagagagagagggagagagagagagagagagagggagagagaggaagagagagagggagagagagagagagagagagagacagagagacagagacagagacagagagagagagagagagagagacagagagggagagagagagagagagacagagagagagagggatagagagacagagagacagacagagagagagggagagagaggaagagagagagagagagagacagagagagagagagagagagagagagagagagacacacacagagagagagacagagagagagacagagagagggagggagagagaggagagagagagacagagagagagagagagagacagagagacagagagacagagagagagagagagacaaagagagagagagagagagggagagagagagagagagagagagagggagacagagagagagacagagacagagagagagagagagagagacagagagggagagagagacagagagacagacagagagagagggagagagagagagagagagagagagagacagagagagagagagagagagagacagagagacagagagagagagagacagagacagagagagagagagagagagagagggagagagagagagagagacagagagagagagagagagagacagagacagagagagagagagagagagagacagagacagagagagagagagagagagagagagcgagagagagacagagagagagagagagagggagagagagagagagagagagagggagagagagagacagagacagagagagagagagagagagagagacagagagggagagagagacagagagagagacacacacagagagagagacagagagagggagggagagagaggaagagagagagacagggagagagagagagagagacagagagagagagagagacagagagagagagagagagaggggaatgacatgcgggaaagaagctacaggattcgaacctgggccgcccgcttggaagaccacagcctccatacatgggatgcGCTCACCAACCACTGCGCTCCCAGCAGACACAGTTTTAGTGACAGAAAAGAAGATTTATGTTgaaagtcagaatttaaagtaCTTGAAAAAAGTGCATGCTAACTCTCGCTAACAGTCACCGAGTAAAGACGAAGACCATAAAAAGACCTCACTTAGACCCTAACACCGccaaggttgcggccgtaaccgggaGACAAAAATCTAACTATGAATGAATTTATTAGGtttttttagaaacatgtattttccttctaatctcagtgaTGACGTGGAGAAACAGTCAATCAGTGGGTTCGATTCCGAGAAGAGACCGTCAAAAACTGatctcgagaccaagactgatttcaaGTACAACACTGATGGTCTGTTTTagcttaagtcccgcctctgacagggcaaacAGCCAAttacagtttaggatttttggagCTAATCAGACTTTTAGGCCACGCCTTTAACGCAACAATCTGTAACTTCTCCCCTTCAAACCGTCGTTTCAAAGTCGACCTTCCATCAGAGCGCCACGGCCTGCTGTCAGCGGGTCGAGGTCGTCTCAGAGAAGTGCTTATTAGAATCAAAATAAAGCTTTATTAAAGGTTGAAGTACGGTCATGCAGAGTGGcactttaaaacacttcaatcaGCCGACAGCCCGACAAGCGGCTCTGACCGAAACGAGTTCAAGAGAAtctatttaatattaaacataaataacgACTCGTTATCTTCTGGGACAGGAAGGATCACTGTACAGAGGAAGTCAACATGGCTGCTGGTGGTTTTCTGTTGTAGGTCATAACGAGACATcgaaggtcaaaggtcaaaggtgtGTTAAAATATTTGTCATAGCTTTTATAAACACGAGAGGAAATCTGACCTGTGCCGTCTCttcactgaaacacagagaaggtTTGAGTCGACTCTCAGACGGCGGCTcatgttacaggtgtgtgtgtgtgtgtgtgtgtgtgtgtgtgtgtgtaaacagtcatcagtgtgtgttgtgtgatgagAGGCTGACAGGAAGGGTGTGTGGCGCTGATGTCTTTCATCTGGAAATACAGGATTTAGGAAGAGGAAACTGCAAACACTCATTTTTATCTGACCGAGCTCTTTGATGTTTCACCACCGACTCCTACAACAAAtatgactgacacacacacacacacacacacacacacacacacacacacacacagacacacacacacacacacacacacacacacacacacacagacacacacacacacacacacacacacacacacacacacacaaaacattttaaagtgtcttATGTTCTTAAAGTTGTCGACCGTGCTGAGGACGGACTCGGCGcgcgtgtgtgttggtgtgtgtgtgtgtgtgtgttggtgtgtgtgtgagtgtgtgtctctcgtTACCTCACGtcccgtcacacacacacctggagggGCGGAGATTCGGCGAGTAAGAGCAGGTAAAGCTTCAGTGTCTCATCCTGCAGcctcagaggaggagagcgacAGCAGCATCCGAGGAAGGTGAGACAAAGACGACATCACactctgaataaaaacattaaattaatatgaatgttttcatgtaaaatgtttctcCGCTCACGTTTACTCACTGAAGTTTATTCTGATGCTCATAAAACTTCTGAACTGATTTTATAGATATTTAAATTCTTCACAGAAAATGCAGAAAGCATGAActaatgttgaactttttctgCTTTATTGATATGAATCTGTTTTCTACTCGATGGGACGCTGTGTTAAaggtgttgtcttgttgtttctgATCTCCTACACACACGCCTCATGACACACGTCGGTAACGCTTTGGTACCTTTTGATTCTATGGatcatttcaaaaacacatgGTATGAAAAAGTGTCAGAGATTTTAAATACCTGgtgtgtgcagaagtttgaTTGTTGCCTTGGACGTCtgtttgtgttgccatggtttcaaaCGGGTCGAGATGTCGGTTGATTACTAATTCTGGTATCGGCTCTACTCCACGTTCCTCGTTGGAGCTCAGGCGGCGGGCTGCTCCTCTGATGttacctttcaaaataaaacaaggaaaaTCACAGCCggtttcacatctgcactcctgaaatcctcctgatctggttgttcacatattctccccgtctgacaggaggggggggggggggaacgacTCTCATccttcatcaaaacattcaccccccgtacagtgtgtgtccatcgagacatgagctaatcacacctatttggttttttgaaccaggctgtaaacatgttaatctctgctgtaaaaacagactttttagaatgggtgtgtatgtgacttcctgtgcttctgcagccagcctctagtggacactccaggaactgcaggatgttacacttcagcatcaggttaatttttcaacacaagttttatttttacaactcatcagttttgatttgatgaaggataagagttattcacaataaggcgtgtagctgacctgattgacaggtgggcgcggtgtaacggtttgtcaggaggtttaaaacccgcctcagctccagctctcagcctgtcgttaggttgactgaggacaggtgtgtgtgtgtgtgtgtgtgtgtggaaggctgtgtttattattttcttcataaaaacaaaatgttcttaaaatctatttttctgGTCGTGTCATGATCGGGGTCGTAGTATGaccaggagttttgtgcaggtgtattatatttgttatatttaggCCAACATGGTTTATGAGGTCTGGGGTTCATCGTCCCGTTAAAGTGACTCTGTGTCTTCTTTGTGTCTCAGCAGGACTCTAACGGTCTGACGATGACCCGTCACTgagctctctgctgctctcaggtGTTTCAGGTCTCATCATGTCTTACCTGAGCTTCagtctgtctccctctgctggacacTGTGAGAACAGCAGCGTCTCTCAGCGCTCTCTGTCCAGCTCCGtccccttcctcctctaccCCTCCACCATGGACCACTACAAGAGCCCCCTGAGGGGCCCCGGCCTCCTGCCCTACCTGTCCCCCTTCCACGCCCACGGACACTTCAGCGTCTATGAGTGTCCCTTTGAGCCGGCGTTCATCCAGAAGCGAAACGAGCGAGAGCGTCAGCGGGTGAGGTGCGTGAACCAGGGCTACGCCAAGCTGAGGGACCACCTGCCGGGTCAGAGCGCCGACAAGAGGCTGAGCAAGGTGGAGACGCTGAGGGCCGCCATCAGGTACATCAAATACCTGCAGGGTCTGGTGGAGCTGGAGGACGGCCCGTCTCCCGACGCCTCGTCACCCGGAGGAGAGTCTGAGGGGGTCACAACCTGCTGAGACCGCCGACTTCCTGTTTACTGTTTCAACTTGAACTGAGCTGCAAACACGACGAGCCCGGCCCTCCGAGAACATCAGAAGAAGAGACGTTAAAAAACTGTAGAGAAAatgttctgttgtgtgtttctgttaaagATGTTTATGAAGTTATCGATGTAATGAACGGGTCCAGGATGCATTTTCAAAGAGAACTTTTTTTACACTGAGGACTTCGTTTTGACCATCGCCTGTAAATTATTAACACGTCTAGGTCTCCGTCCGATGGTTAAAATGTCCCTGTGACGGGCGCTGGCTGAACTTCCTGTCCGTCTTGAGTCCATCAGCTGTGATGAAACTGAATTTACTttcataatgtaaaaaaactaaataaaaaaattctgaAAGTGCTCGACGTCTGCAAACGACCCTGTGGCGTGCTCGCTTCTCTCCAAAGCtgcatttacacatttttaattacagttGAATGTTGAAGACATCATGTTATAAACtcacattaaaggtcacatatgatgtttaatcctcttctccatgttcctctaactctaacatgtgtctctagtccgtctacaaaccccccaatgatgagaaaagtccatcctctccgtcttctgcctgctccacttttcagaaaatgtgtgctcaaacaggccgtttggagatgttcccttcatgacatcacaaagggcagtagcccctcccccaggtgggtgacactcccacagctaggtgtttgttctgccctctgaatcTGCTACTCACCTGTCTCAGTGAACAATTCTAGTGTTTCAAGTGTTacctacggtggccctgaaggtcaaatttctattaatataataaaatttTTTCACAGAAGGTGAATGTTATTTTTCAGTACTGTTACGCCCCACCTTCAGGCGGCGCTTTGGGGCGAACAACAAACCAAAAATTCACTCAATAAAACACATCGTACATCTTACCAAACTGTCTCTACCTGAAGCCAGCACTGAGGCCAGGAGAGGCGCTCAGAGGCCCGGTGCACCTCGTTAGGTGatcagtagcttcacctgggcaGAGCTGGAGACAACAGCAGGTGAGAAGGGACAAACAACACAGGGAACAACAAACAGCTGTATCACctacaggaaatgttttttgaagtttcatgacatattttaacTTCTATAAGAATAATTTTGCATTtagtgaaatatgtttttagcAGTTATTAAGTCTCTGTGCttgttgaccttcagggccaccataGTTAATACTTGAATCACTTTAATTGTTTTacttcaaaaacaaactcacaccTTTTCAGTGAGACAGGTGAGTAGCAGAGGAATAAATCCATCAAACATTGAAGGCTGTCGAATGTTGAAACAATCGGTAACCAAAGGTTGCTGATTTTTGTGTGAAATTTAAACAAAGTTCTGGTTGTTATCCACAATTCTTTGACAATTTAAGACATCTTATATCCCAATAATTGGTGCctaggattttatttttgttgaccTGGTATCCAAACAAGTATTGACCTAGTTAAATCTATACTGGAATCATATTGAAGTTTTAAAATCTGGTGTTGTGACGACACTAACAGATTCATTTCAAACCAGCCACAAGGATTTCTGTGAAATAAATTCCAGTCTTCATATGAAGGTGGAAACAGGCGACACACAGAGGCAGCGTCACTAATCTGTGATACGtttaagaggagagagagagtgaaaggaaAGGAGTCAGTGTGATCgttaaatattgatttaatatttaatcgTCAAACTCAGACGTGAGGAAATGATGAAGCAGAGCGAGCCCGACCTCCCAGACAGAAGATGcgttagaaaaataaaaagcattttggattaaaatatgaacaaagaTTTAGTGGCTCTGTTCCAGCGGCTTCCCAAAGATCTTTTCTTTGCACGCTTTCATTTTTAACCATCAGTCAGACGACATCAGTCTCCATCAGACCACATGGAGACTCACTGTGAGCACATCAAgataaaaacactgacacaaagAACCTCTGCTCGACAGTCTGACACATTCTGATAAAAAGAGAACCATGAGGTTTTCTAATCTGAGCgttgtttctttaaagtttAGAATCTAAGTGATGAATCGTTACAAACATCTCGCAGCAGTGAGACGGGCTGCGTGGTGATCTTCGGTCGAGCCATTCAAAGccgttgtttttgtccctgacaggctccgATAGTTACtctaagtgtgtgacatcatgacTGCTGACTTATAATAAAATACTTTGTAGGATCAAAGAAAAGGTTCCTAAAaatctgtttgacttttttttcctctgttttagTCTTTTGCTGCTCGGCGTCTTTATTTCCTCTGCTGATCGTCAGTTTGAAGACGTTTATATTCTGTGGacgtttttatttcaaattaattCAAAGTAATTTAAGAAGCTTCTCTGTCGATTTATCGCGTCATCACAtatctctctgttttctgacaacacaaaaacaaacaactggtTTATCAAGAAAGAAGCAAAAGTCACATTCATGTTCCAGTGAGCGTCGAGTCTGTTTGTCATCATCTATTTGTTACcttatctgttttctttttggttttatcTCCAGAGGAATCAGGAAGCAGCTGAGTGTGACGAGCAGACGTGGCTCCTGATTGGACGGCTCATTTGAAGACGTCGTGCAGCTGCTTTGCATTAAGAATCAAACTGTTGACACGAGAAGTGAAACAGAGGGAACACTTTTTATACCTTTAAAGACGAGCGTCTTCAGATGGCGATGACTGAGTTTCCTGGACTAATCTGGACGCTCATATGAGATCTCAGTGACTCAGAACACAGCTGGTTGTTGATCATCAGTGATCATGTGACATTCTGAGCGAGCAGGTGGAggaacattttctacatttaggACATAAATTCAAATCACTCGgttttaaaacacttctcttcTCACTCACACACGAGCGAGCGATCTTTGGCTTGAAGATAAAACTGAAAGCTGTTCAGGGAAACGAAACGAAATACTGAAAGAAGTCAAATATCGTTCATCAGGTTTCCTTTAACTCTGTACTTCATTGATTTTAACTCGAGTAGGGGGGCGAGGTGAATGCAGCTGCAGAATGATTTCAAACGTGTCACAAAGAGCAGCTGCTGTTTTCATCCAAAGTTTAAGTCAAATCAGAGCGGACATATTTTAGATTCATCCGTTAGTAGACCAAACCAGAGTAGGCAAAAGGTCTATCTGGTGTCTTtcctaacacaaacaaacagaaatgtatttaaacagaAATCTAGATTCATTTGATTTGCGTCGTGTGTCGACACTGTGGGTTTCAACAAGAAAATTGTTCTTATTTGAGGTGAAAACAGCAGCGTGTTCCTGCGTCTGTAGCGTTAACCTTTGGCACAAAAAAGGAACAACGTGAAGCCGATGAGGACGTGAGGGGGACAAACTGATGTGAGGTCAGGAAAACACTGAAACTGATGAGGAGCTGTAGACATCTGTTTGAccctgtaaataaaaacactgaggtCTCCACTGAAACTCTCCTCACAGTGATTAAGCCCTTCACACCCCCGTTAGTGTTTTTACAGTTCGTTATGAAGCCGCCCTGATTTGTGTTGGATAAGTCTAGTATGTCcagaaagacaaagctgcagaaacaagCGTGgactcaaaaaaaacaaacaggtcaaGTCAGTTAAGAGTTCagcagctctcagtctgtccatctgctctttctctctctgtgtctctattaGTGTCTCTAAACATGTGCAGCCTCTCATATCCTCAGCTGACATGTTCAACTATGAGATCGTCCTCATACTAGATACAAAGGAGAGCTCAATCGTCCTCATGCATCTCAGACGTAGAGGACAGGTCGATCGTCCTCATGCATCTCAGACGTAGAGGACAGGTCGATCGTCCTCATGCATCTCAGACGTAGAGGACAGGTCGATCGTCCTCATGCATCTCAGACGTAGAGGACAGGTCGATCGTCCTCATGCATCTCAGACGTAGAGGACAGGTCGATCGTCCTCATGCACCTCAGACGTAGAGGACAGGTCGATCGTCCTCATGCATCTCAGACGTAGAGGACAGGTCGATCGTCCTCATGCACCTCAGACGTAGAGGACAGGTCGATCGTCTGAGATGCATGAGGACGTAGAGGACAGGTCGATCGTCCTCATGCACCTCAGACGTAGAGGACATGTCGATCGTCCTCATGCATCTCAGACGTAGAGGACAGGTCGATCGTCCTCATGCACCTCAGACGTAGAGGACAGGTCGATCGTCCTCATCTCAGACGTAGAGGACATGTCGATCGTCCTCATGCATCTCAGACGTAGAGGACAGGTCGATCGTCCTCATGCACCTCAGACGTAGAGGACAGGTCGATCGTCCACATGCACCTCAGACGTAGAGGACAGGTCGATCGTCCTCATGTGTCATAGACAAACAAATTGGATCTCTTTTCCCCCATTGTGAGGACATAAAGGTCTTGTGGTTTTTGTCCTCAAAGCGTCCTGATGCAGAGAACAGTTGGTCCTCATGCGTCCTGCACGTAGAGGATGGCGAGGCGGCGGTACACCAGGGTTCGGTGCTGCGGCTGCAGGCAGTAGGCGATGCTTTGCTCCACCTCCTCGCAGCGTCGAAGGAACCTGCAGCGGTCCCGGGCCAGCTCCTCCCAGGGGCCCCGacggtcctcctcctcctcgctacAGCTGGCGAAGAACTCCTCCACATTGTCACAGAAACGAACCTGAAAagaacaggagaagaagaagaggagtccTGAGTGAGTGATGCTCAGAAACTAATTCAGGAAGTTTGAGGATTCCCAATGAACACGTTTTCACTCTTACTCTCAGCTGAACGTagaattaaacacagaaagatgAACCAACAGACATGCTGGAGGAAGAGAAATTAAACTGTCACAAAAATAAGTAGGTAGTTGTTACTTTCAGCTGGGTGCAGAATATTCTACTCAAGTCTTATTAAACGTGTAACTCTATGAACCATATGTTCCTGaagaaatataatttattcaacattgataatttcatttttactcTGATAACTGCCAGATATTTAAAATTATTAATAATCTTGCACCCCCTCCCCTTAGAGAATGCCTGGCCCAACCCAGCTGTGGCAGAACTGGGAGGACTCAAGCATCCACCAGGGGGGACTGTGTGTCACAGTTCAGAAGGACGACATTTGGTCAATCTGCCTTTTCAATTACAGCAGAGAAGAAGTGGAACTCTATACTCACAGATATTAGAAATTTAGGAAGTCTTGCAGAGTTTAAAACCAAGCTGAAGTTCTGGCAAAACTGTAATCACTAATGTTTGCCCTGCACATCATGCTGATCTACTTTTTATAacaattgactttttttttaaatagtgttCTATGCAGTGTTTGTTAATATTTATGGATTTAATCTGATATTATTAAGTGTAATGTTACAcaaattgattttttattttattttacatattctgGATCATGTACTTTCTGCTATGTATTATTTGTTTACCttcccagggacaacagatgcaATTACATTTAATTGTGCGCTGCCCCtgtaaaaatgaacaataaaataaaaaatgtttaatagatTTTACTTAAATCTTGTGATTAACTTTGACACATATTAAGGTTCTGTCCAACTTCCTTGCCACAGTTTAGTTTTTGAATGTTCGGCATTAAAAGTGTGTCCTATACACGAGGAGAAACTTTGTGAGTTTCACTTGCAGTCATCTTGTTTCATCACATGAAGAGCTGCGGTGGAATACAGAAACTAGGGCACTCcgtgttttaaagaaagaaactcCAGCTGGAAAAGAAACCTATCACAGTGTTCAAATTTACTTCTAGATGTCACGTCGACTCTTTGTTTGGGACTTGGTcatatttgttttgaaatttCCCCATCAGGTCTGTCAGAAAGTACACGATCAaaaactccctctctctcgtgtCAGGGCTTTGCTTTATTTATACCCATGATGTTGATGTGTTCTATCATCTACATGTTCTCTGATGGACAgttttgttttatatgtatttattttgctttgAGACAAACTGGGACCAAAACACTCTGACAGTATTTGTATCGCAGAAGGAACCTCCTGGAGCTTTAGCCGCTCCACAGATggaggtcggtgctctcagagaCCTTAGACgttcaaaatataaaacaagacTCCTGCTCTCGGGCAGAATCCAAAGACTGTACTGGAGCACAGAAAACCACTCAAGGCAAATGACTAACGTTTCAACGCACTGCGTCTTCCTCAGAATCAAACAGAAATGGTACAGAtgtgaaaaagttaaaaacactcCTACTCGTAGTCCTTCATTAAATCAGTATATGAACGGTTTGTGTCAAATTATGGACAATTTAaacttcacttttttctttggGGACCGTTCATAGGATGGAAGGACAACTTTCCCCCTTATTTTCCCGCCTTCATTTAAAGTTTCTTTTAGACCTGTGGATGGGAATTTATCCTTAATGTCACTAAAGATTAAAAGAAGAATCTAATAACGATTTACAAAAACCATCAAAGTGATTTTCAACTGAAGGTAAAGAAACTGACCT
The Labrus mixtus chromosome 7, fLabMix1.1, whole genome shotgun sequence DNA segment above includes these coding regions:
- the LOC132977179 gene encoding achaete-scute homolog 5-like, yielding MSYLSFSLSPSAGHCENSSVSQRSLSSSVPFLLYPSTMDHYKSPLRGPGLLPYLSPFHAHGHFSVYECPFEPAFIQKRNERERQRVRCVNQGYAKLRDHLPGQSADKRLSKVETLRAAIRYIKYLQGLVELEDGPSPDASSPGGESEGVTTC